The genomic window AACGGCTCCGGGGTCTGCACGGACTTCTACGACGTGGTGCCCTGGAGCGACAAGCTGGCGATGGTGCTGATCGGACAGATCAGCGGCGACGAACCGGACTCAGCGGTGCTGATGGGAGAGCTGTCAGCCGGCTTTCGGATCGGAGCGGTCCATCAGGACGCGCCGGCGGTGCTGACGCGGCAGTTGAGCTGGATGCTGTTCTCGACCCGCAACGATCCCCGGCGGGTGAACCTGGGAGTCTTGAGCCTCGTTCCGCAGACCGGCGAATTCCACCTCGTCCACGTGGGCCAGGTGCGGGCGTACGTGATCGACGGTGAGGGCGACGGCAAGCGGCTGGAGTCGCCGAACGAACAACTGGTGGGCGAGGCGCGAAAATCAAAGTACGAATCGGTTTCGGGAAAGCTGGAGGAGGGGCAGGCCCTGGCCCTGTGCACGGGCGGATTATTCTCCCTGGCGTCCTCGGACGGACGGCTGTTCCAGGAGAGCCAGTTGCTGGACCTGCTGAGCGACTCGCAGCGGGAGTCGCCCAGCACGGTGCTGGGTGAACTGGCGAGCGAGCTGTCGGCGTTTTTATCGGGCGAGCGTCCGAGTCAGGACGTGACGGTGCTGCTGTTTCGACGTTCGGCGGACTAGCGGCTTATTACCGGACGCGGCAACCGTCGAAGCACCCTCGCAAGCCAAGTCGGGGGGCAAATCGGTCGATACTCCCTTATGAGAAGCGGAACGGTCTGCCGGTACGTTGGGAAACGGCGTGCGGGCAGGCGGACTGAATGAGGGACGCATCGAGATGGATATCGCGACACTGATCGGCGTGATCGTCGCCGCAGGCGGCATCCTGTGGGCAATGTACGAGTCGACCCACGGGGACATTGGAGCGTTCTTCTCGACCGAGGGCGTGGTGGTCGTGCTGTGCGGGTCGTTCGCAGCCGGCTGCATGGCCATGCCGCTGCGGACGGTCCTGGACACGTTCGGCATTCTCAAGAAATGGCTGCTGGTCAAAGAACTGCCCATGGACAAGCTGGTCAAGCAGTTGGTCAGCTACGCGGAGGTGGCGAGGCGCGACGGCATGCTGGCCCTGGAGGATGCGATCAAGCAGCAGCAGGACCCGTTCCTCAAGAAGGGCCTCCAGTTGGCGATCGACGGAACCGACCCGGAGATCATCCAGCAGACCCTGGAGATCGAGGTCCAGACACTCGCCGAACGACACAAACAGGGCAAGCGGTTCTTCGAGGTGGTCGGCGCGTTCGGCCCGGGATTCGGACTGTGCGCAACGTTGATCGGACAGATCGCGATGTTCCGCAATCTGGGCGGCGACATCGGGGCGATCGGCGGGGGACTGGCGATGGCCATGTGCGCCACGCTGTACGGCACGATCATCTGTAACGCAATCTGCGGACCGATCGCCAACAAGTTGGGCATTCGTTCATCCGAGGAGCAACTCCTCAAGGAGATGACGCTGGTGGGCATCATGAGCATCCAGGCGGGTGACAACCCGAACGTGGTGGAGATGAAGCTCCACTCGTTCCTGTCCGACCGGCAGCGCAAGTCGCTGGAAAAGCGACGCTAGACTAGAAGGAGCGGCTCGGAATGTCCGGACACAACAGCAAGAAAAAAGGCGGAGGCGAGCACGAAGAGGCCGGCGAAAGCGCACCGTTGTGGATGATCAGTTTCGCCGACCTGGTCGTGCTGCTGATGAGCTTCTTCGTGATCATCTCGGTGGGCAATACCCGCAGCGTGGAGTACGATCCGGAGTTCGCCCAGATCATCGCCGCCATCAAGAAGGCCTTCGGATATATTCCTCCCGCCGACTCGACCGATCCGGTGGACCTGGCGATCCTGCACGGCTTCATCAAGATGCAGAAGCAGAGAAAAGGGCCCGGAGGCGGCACGAACGACGGCAACGCCGGCGAGTCGCGGACCCGGGTGGAAGGCGTCGAGGGACGCTTCTCGGAAGTGACCACGGTCCGCGAGGGCAAACTCCTGACGGTCGGCGGTGCCATCCCCTTCGACAAGGAGTCCTCCGATCTGACGCCGGACTCGGTGCCGATCTTGGTGGACATCGCCCGCAAGATCGGCGGCCATACCAATGTGTTCATGGTCAAAGGCCACACCTCGCGGGACGAGGAGTACCACCTGCGCGGCAGCGGGCAGAACCTCTCGTTCGAGCGGGCCAAGGCGGTGTTCGACCGGCTCATCGCCCTGGGCGTGGAACGCGAATCGCTGCGGGTGGAAATCTGCTGGGACACCGAACCGCTGAAGGAAGGCACGTACAGCGAAATGGCCCTGGCGGCGAACCGGCGGGTCGAGGTGGTCGCCACCGAATCGCTGGTCTCCGACTTCGCGGGCCAGCGGACCGACGCCGCGCCGCGAGGCGAACAGATGCTCACGGGACGGGAAGCGGAAACCACGGCGGAGGCACACCAGGAAGCACAGCCGCCGGCCGAGACGGAGCACCCGGCCGCAACGCCGGCCGCCGGCGGCCACTAGCCGGATCAGACCACGTTCATCACCTGCTCTTTGATCCGGTCGATGTGGCCCTTGATGGCCACCACGTGCTGGGCGATTTCCGCATCGTTGGCCTTCGACCCGATCGTGTTGGTCTCTCGCAGCATTTCCTGCGCGAGGAACTCGAGCTTGCGGCCCGCGTTGGCCTCCTTGTCCATGACGTTCTGGAACTGGAGAAGGTGCGAGTCCAGCCGTGACGTCTCCTCGTTGATGTCCGCCCGTTCGGCGAAAATGGCCACCTCGCGGGCCAGATCCTCCTCGCGGAGTTGGATCTCGACCTCGGAGAGCAGGTTCCGAACGCGGTTGCGGAGCCGCTCGGCATAGTCGCGAACAACCACCGGAGCCCGCGAACGGATAACCTGAAGGTTCTCGCGAATCCGGGCGCAGTGGCTCAGCAGATCCGCCTGAATGGACCGCCCTTCCTCCAGGCGCATCGCCTGAAGCTGGTCAAGGGCCTGATCGGTAAGGCCCTTCAGGAGTTCCCAAGTCTTCTCCATCTCTTCAGGATCGAGTTCGGGCATCTGGCAGACGCCCGGCAGCGCGAGCAGACCGGCCAGGTCGATGCGGACCGAGCTCTGGGCGCCGGCGAGTTTCATGGCCCCCTGCAGGGCCTGGATGTATCCCTGAATGGCCCCGGTGTTGACGTCCCAGGCGGCGTTCTCGGAAACGTCGCGAAGACGCAGCACGTAGACAACCGAACCGCGGATGAGCCGCTCGCGGAGGAGCTGCTCGAGCCTGGGCTCATGGCTGCCCAGGGCTTCGGGAAGCTTGATGACGGA from Phycisphaerae bacterium includes these protein-coding regions:
- a CDS encoding motility protein A (Homolog of MotA, appears to be involved in motility on surfaces and under different ionic conditions. With MotS (a MotB homolog) forms the ion channels that couple flagellar rotation to proton/sodium motive force across the membrane and forms the stator elements of the rotary flagellar machine.), translated to MDIATLIGVIVAAGGILWAMYESTHGDIGAFFSTEGVVVVLCGSFAAGCMAMPLRTVLDTFGILKKWLLVKELPMDKLVKQLVSYAEVARRDGMLALEDAIKQQQDPFLKKGLQLAIDGTDPEIIQQTLEIEVQTLAERHKQGKRFFEVVGAFGPGFGLCATLIGQIAMFRNLGGDIGAIGGGLAMAMCATLYGTIICNAICGPIANKLGIRSSEEQLLKEMTLVGIMSIQAGDNPNVVEMKLHSFLSDRQRKSLEKRR
- a CDS encoding OmpA family protein, translated to MSGHNSKKKGGGEHEEAGESAPLWMISFADLVVLLMSFFVIISVGNTRSVEYDPEFAQIIAAIKKAFGYIPPADSTDPVDLAILHGFIKMQKQRKGPGGGTNDGNAGESRTRVEGVEGRFSEVTTVREGKLLTVGGAIPFDKESSDLTPDSVPILVDIARKIGGHTNVFMVKGHTSRDEEYHLRGSGQNLSFERAKAVFDRLIALGVERESLRVEICWDTEPLKEGTYSEMALAANRRVEVVATESLVSDFAGQRTDAAPRGEQMLTGREAETTAEAHQEAQPPAETEHPAATPAAGGH
- a CDS encoding YicC family protein — translated: MLASMTGFGQASATRDSATYSLEVKSLNGKFFKSVIKLPEALGSHEPRLEQLLRERLIRGSVVYVLRLRDVSENAAWDVNTGAIQGYIQALQGAMKLAGAQSSVRIDLAGLLALPGVCQMPELDPEEMEKTWELLKGLTDQALDQLQAMRLEEGRSIQADLLSHCARIRENLQVIRSRAPVVVRDYAERLRNRVRNLLSEVEIQLREEDLAREVAIFAERADINEETSRLDSHLLQFQNVMDKEANAGRKLEFLAQEMLRETNTIGSKANDAEIAQHVVAIKGHIDRIKEQVMNVV